A DNA window from Anastrepha obliqua isolate idAnaObli1 chromosome 5, idAnaObli1_1.0, whole genome shotgun sequence contains the following coding sequences:
- the LOC129247617 gene encoding tyrosine-protein kinase Dnt, protein MNISQIGEIPTNVQTFAIGLKCSGIRASEVDVTISIEVILNRALNNVTHLVFRRKKICLLADTEENAIHGPVLLETAVPPPTGILTIIVGSSLALALVIILLLTAYCVRRSAKRQNHGQPMRTSSFQRLNTNGPCQQSATYNGPPSIIAPVHSSLPRKVEPQQPEELHRRISELTVERCRVRLSSLLQEGTFGRVYRGTYNDNQDVLVKTVAQHASQMQVSLLLQEGMSLYGASHQGILSVLGVSIEDHTTPFVLYSAPNTTRNLKLFLLDPSCARTITTVQIVMMSTQLALALVHLHSHGVVHKDIATRNCVIDDQLRVKLSDSSLSRDLFPSDYNCLGDSENRPVKWLSLEALQHKQFAEASDSWAFGVLMWELCTYAKQPYSEVDPFEMEHYLKDGYRLAQPFNCPDELFTIMAYCWALLPIERPTFAQLNACLSEFYAQVTRYV, encoded by the exons ATGAACATTTCACAGATCGGTGAAATACCGACGAATGTACAAACGTTTGCTATTGGCCTTAAATGTTCTGGTATACGCGCCTCTGAAGTGGATGTCACAATTTCAATAGAGGTGATACTCAATCGTGCCCTCAACAATGTAACTCATTTGGTTTTTCGGCGCAAAAAGATTTGTCTACTCGCCGATACAGAAGAGAATGCAATACATGGACCAGTGTTGCTAGAGACCGCTGTGCCACCACCTACTGGCATATTGACCATCATTGTGGGCAGCTCTTTGGCCTTGGCACTCGTAATCATTTTGCTTTTAACCGCTTATTGTGTACGACGTTCGGCAAAGCGTCAAAACCATGGCCAACCTATGCGCACATCAAGCTTTCAGCGCCTCAACACGAACGGACCATGTCAGCAATCGGCCACATACAATGGTCCACCATCCATAATTGCACCGGTCCATAGTTCTTTGCCACGTAAAGTGGAACCTCAACAACCGGAAGAGTTGCATCGGCGCATATCGGAGCTTACAGTGGAGCGTTGTCGTGTACGTCTCTCAAGCTTATTACAGGAAGGTACGTTCGGTCGTGTCTATCGTGGTACCTACAACGACAATCAAGATGTGTTGGTGAAGACTGTGGCACAGCACGCCAGCCAAATGCAAGTGTCTTTATTGCTGCAAGAGGGCATGTCGCTGTATGGCGCTTCCCACCAGGGCATACTTTCAGTTTTGGGTGTGTCCATTGAAGATCACACCACACCGTTCGTGCTCTACTCAGCGCCGAATACTACCCGTAATCTAAAGTTATTCCTGCTGGATCCGTCTTGCGCGCGCACGATAACCACCGTACAGATCGTTATGATGTCCACCCAATTGGCGCTAGCCTTAGTGCATTTACACAGTCATGGGGTTGTGCATAAGGATATAGCAACGCGAAATTGTGT CATTGATGATCAGTTACGCGTCAAGTTGTCAGACAGTTCGCTCTCCCGAGATCTCTTTCCGAGCGATTACAATTGTTTGGGAGACAGCGAAAATCGTCCCGTTAAATGGCTTTCCCTGGAAGCTTTGCAGCACAAGCAGTTTGCAGAAGCGAGCGACTCTTGGGCGTTCGGCGTACTTATGTGGGAGTTGTGCACATATGCAAAGCAACCGTACTCCGAGGTTGACCCATTCGAAATGGAGCATTATTTGAAGGATGGCTATCGGTTGGCGCAACCCTTCAACTGCCCAGATGAGCT CTTCACAATTATGGCCTACTGTTGGGCGCTTCTACCGATCGAGCGTCCCACATTTGCTCAACTGAATGCGTGTCTCTCGGAGTTCTATGCGCAAGTGACGCGCTACGTGTAA
- the LOC129249149 gene encoding vitelline membrane protein Vm34Ca-like isoform X3, translated as MKIFITVTIFAAIAVVGANCGMTDTKQGIVSSSYGGGHGGGSSSSYSAPAPASAPSYGGSSSSYAAPAAPAAAPSYGGASSSYSAPAAPAAAPSYGGGSSSSYAAPAAAPSYGGASSSYSAPAAPAAAPSYGGSSSSYGGGSSSSYAAPPCPRNYLFSCQPSLSPVGCASSGSSSGYGSAAAYSQYVPSYALPPIGYGY; from the exons ATGAAAATCTTCATCACTGTCACCATCTTCGCGGCTATCGCCGTTGTGGGCGCAAATTGCGGAATGACTGATACCAAACAGGGCATCGTATCCTCATCGTATGGCGGTGGACATGGTGGTGGATCTTCTTCATCTTACTCTGCACCAGCTCCAGCTTCAGCACCGTCATACGGTGGTTCTTCCTCATCGTACGCAGCACCTGCAGCTCCCGCAGCTGCACCATCATACGGTGGCGCTTCATCGTCGTACTCAGCGCCTGCTGCTCCCGCAGCTGCACCATCATACGGTGGTGGCTCTTCCTCATCTTATGCAGCTCCCGCAGCTGCACCATCATACGGTGGCGCTTCATCGTCGTACTCAGCGCCTGCTGCTCCCGCAGCTGCACCATCATACGGTG GTTCATCCTCATCATACGGTGGTGGTTCTTCCTCGTCGTATGCTGCGCCGCCATGCCCAAGAAATTATCTGTTCAGTTGTCAGCCTTCCTTATCGCCAGTAGGATGCGCTTCGTCAGGTAGCAGTAGCGGATACGGCTCAGCGGCTGCTTACTCTCAATATGTGCCATCGTACGCACTCCCACCAATTGGATACGGCTATTGA
- the LOC129249149 gene encoding vitelline membrane protein Vm26Ab-like isoform X2 yields the protein MKIFITVTIFAAIAVVGANCGMTDTKQGIVSSSYGGGHGGGSSSSYSAPAPASAPSYGGSSSSYAAPAAPAAAPSYGGASSSYSAPAAPAAAPSYGGGSSSSYAAPAAAPSYGGASSSYSAPAAPAAAPSYGGGSSSSYAAPAAPAAAPSHGGSSSSYGGGSSSSYAAPPCPRNYLFSCQPSLSPVGCASSGSSSGYGSAAAYSQYVPSYALPPIGYGY from the exons ATGAAAATCTTCATCACTGTCACCATCTTCGCGGCTATCGCCGTTGTGGGCGCAAATTGCGGAATGACTGATACCAAACAGGGCATCGTATCCTCATCGTATGGCGGTGGACATGGTGGTGGATCTTCTTCATCTTACTCTGCACCAGCTCCAGCTTCAGCACCGTCATACGGTGGTTCTTCCTCATCGTACGCAGCACCTGCAGCTCCCGCAGCTGCACCATCATACGGTGGCGCTTCATCGTCGTACTCAGCGCCTGCTGCTCCCGCAGCTGCACCATCATACGGTGGTGGCTCTTCCTCATCTTATGCAGCTCCCGCAGCTGCACCATCATACGGTGGCGCTTCATCGTCGTACTCAGCGCCTGCTGCTCCCGCAGCTGCACCATCATACGGTGGTGGCTCTTCCTCATCTTATGCAGCACCTGCAGCTCCAGCAGCTGCACCATCACACGGTG GTTCATCCTCATCATACGGTGGTGGTTCTTCCTCGTCGTATGCTGCGCCGCCATGCCCAAGAAATTATCTGTTCAGTTGTCAGCCTTCCTTATCGCCAGTAGGATGCGCTTCGTCAGGTAGCAGTAGCGGATACGGCTCAGCGGCTGCTTACTCTCAATATGTGCCATCGTACGCACTCCCACCAATTGGATACGGCTATTGA
- the LOC129249149 gene encoding vitelline membrane protein Vm26Ab-like isoform X1, producing the protein MKIFITVTIFAAIAVVGANCGMTDTKQGIVSSSYGGGHGGGSSSSYSAPAPASAPSYGGSSSSYAAPAAPAAAPSYGGASSSYSAPAAPAAAPSYGGGSSSSYAAPAAAPSYGGASSSYSAPAAPAAAPSYGGGSSSSYAAPAAPAAAPSHGGSSSLYGGGSSASYSRSAVPAGAVSYGGSSSSYGGGSSSSYAAPPCPRNYLFSCQPSLSPVGCASSGSSSGYGSAAAYSQYVPSYALPPIGYGY; encoded by the coding sequence ATGAAAATCTTCATCACTGTCACCATCTTCGCGGCTATCGCCGTTGTGGGCGCAAATTGCGGAATGACTGATACCAAACAGGGCATCGTATCCTCATCGTATGGCGGTGGACATGGTGGTGGATCTTCTTCATCTTACTCTGCACCAGCTCCAGCTTCAGCACCGTCATACGGTGGTTCTTCCTCATCGTACGCAGCACCTGCAGCTCCCGCAGCTGCACCATCATACGGTGGCGCTTCATCGTCGTACTCAGCGCCTGCTGCTCCCGCAGCTGCACCATCATACGGTGGTGGCTCTTCCTCATCTTATGCAGCTCCCGCAGCTGCACCATCATACGGTGGCGCTTCATCGTCGTACTCAGCGCCTGCTGCTCCCGCAGCTGCACCATCATACGGTGGTGGCTCTTCCTCATCTTATGCAGCACCTGCAGCTCCAGCAGCTGCACCATCACACGGTGGTTCATCCTCATTATACGGTGGTGGTTCTTCCGCATCCTACTCAAGATCTGCAGTCCCTGCTGGAGCAGTATCATACGGAGGTTCATCCTCATCATACGGTGGTGGTTCTTCCTCGTCGTATGCTGCGCCGCCATGCCCAAGAAATTATCTGTTCAGTTGTCAGCCTTCCTTATCGCCAGTAGGATGCGCTTCGTCAGGTAGCAGTAGCGGATACGGCTCAGCGGCTGCTTACTCTCAATATGTGCCATCGTACGCACTCCCACCAATTGGATACGGCTATTGA
- the LOC129249275 gene encoding vitelline membrane protein Vm26Ab-like, which yields MKIFITVTIFAAIAVVGANCGMTDTKQGIVSSSYGGGYGGGSSSSYSAPAPASAPSYGGSSSSYAAPAAAPSYGGGSSSSYAAPAAAPSYGGGSSSSYAAPAAAPSYGGGSSSSYAAPAPAPSYGGSSSSYGGGSSSSYAAPPCPRNYLFSCQPSLSPVGCASSGSSSGYGSAAAYSQYVPSYALPPIGYGY from the coding sequence ATGAAAATCTTCATCACTGTCACCATCTTCGCGGCTATCGCCGTTGTGGGCGCAAATTGCGGAATGACTGATACCAAACAGGGCATCGTATCCTCATCGTATGGCGGTGGATATGGTGGTGGATCTTCTTCATCTTACTCTGCACCAGCTCCAGCTTCAGCACCGTCATACGGTGGTTCTTCCTCATCGTACGCAGCACCTGCAGCTGCACCATCATACGGTGGTGGCTCTTCCTCATCTTACGCGGCACCTGCAGCTGCACCATCATACGGTGGAGGCTCTTCCTCATCTTATGCAGCACCTGCAGCTGCACCATCATACGGTGGTGGCTCTTCCTCATCTTACGCAGCTCCAGCACCTGCACCATCATACGGTGGTTCATCCTCATCATACGGTGGTGGTTCTTCCTCGTCGTATGCTGCGCCGCCATGCCCAAGAAATTATCTGTTCAGTTGTCAGCCTTCCTTATCGCCAGTAGGATGCGCTTCGTCAGGTAGCAGTAGCGGATACGGCTCAGCGGCTGCTTACTCTCAATATGTGCCATCGTACGCACTCCCACCAATTGGATACGGCTATTGA